The Miscanthus floridulus cultivar M001 chromosome 7, ASM1932011v1, whole genome shotgun sequence genome includes a region encoding these proteins:
- the LOC136464262 gene encoding protein ALP1-like, with translation MDQRTKVLICSAAAYMFLFMVATVIQSRKRKRRASRVGITYAPIEKRDRIRQEYLDTCIWKDDTTCVNMLRLNRACLYRFCNLFRDRGLLQDTTHMCVEQQVAMFLNTVGHNLRNRFVGTNYKRSGETVSRYFNNVLHVIGELQTEFIRPPSLQTPSKIVGNYRWDPYLKECIGAIDGTHVRASIPKDLEHSFRGRKSFATQNVMAAVDFDLRFTYVLAGWEGTTHDALVLRDALERPNGLRVPQGKFYLVDVGYGAKPGFLPPFRGVRYHLNEWGNNPVQNEELFNLRHSSLRVTVERAFGSLKRRFKILDDATPFFPFQTQVDIVVACCIVHNFVIADGIDEYIIQDSNWPMQTHATSYTGQASEHAATVQFRQTIADQMWVDHQNHYAN, from the exons ATGGATCAGAGAACCAAGGTTCTAATTTGTTCAGCTGCTGCATATATGTTCTTGTTCATGGTGGCCACGGTTATTCagtctagaaaaagaaaaagacgtGCCAGTAGAGTTGGTATTACTTATGCGCCAATTGAGAAAAGGGATAGAATTAGACAAGAATACCTAGACACTTGCATTTGGAAGGATGATACAACTTGTGTAAACATGCTTAGACTTAATAGAGCATGTTTGTATCGATTTTGTAACCTTTTTAGAGATCGAGGGTTGCTTCAAGATACCACTCATATGTGTGTTGAGCAACAGGTGGCTATGTTTCTAAATACAGTAGGGCACAACCTTAGAAATAGGTTTGTTGGCACTAATTATAAAAGGTCAGGAGAAACAGTAAGCCGCTATTTCAACAATGTCCTTCATGTCATTGGAGAGCTACAAACAGAATTTATTAGGCCCCCATCATTGCAAACTCCATCCAAAATTGTCGGAAACTATCGGTGGGATCCTTATTTAAAG GAATGTATTGGAGCTATTGATGGTACACACGTAAGAGCATCTATTCCTAAAGATTTGGAGCATTCGTTTCGTGGTAGAAAGTCCTTTGCAACTCAAAATGTAATGGCAGCCGTAGATTTCGATCTACGTTTTACTTATGTCTTGGCTGGTTGGGAAGGCACAACACATGATGCTTTAGTTTTGCGAGATGCTTTAGAACGCCCTAATGGCCTTCGTGTTCCACAAG GCAAATTCTATCTTGTTGATGTCGGTTATGGAGCCAAACCGGGATTCTTGCCTCCTTTCCGTGGAGTTAGGTACCATTTGAATGAGTGGGGGAATAATCCGGTCCAAAATGAGGAGTTATTCAACCTTAGGCACTCGTCTCTTCGTGTGACTGTAGAGCGTGCATTTGGTTCACTTAAGAGGAGATTCAAAATTCTTGATGATGCAACTCCATTCTTCCCTTTCCAAACTCAAGTAGATATTGTTGTAGCTTGCTGCATAGTCCATAATTTTGTCATAGCAGATGGGATTGATGAGTACATCATTCAAGATTCGAATTGGCCAATGCAAACCCATGCTACATCGTATACTGGACAAGCAAGTGAGCATGCTGCAACCGTTCAATTTAGACAAACAATTGCGGATCAAATGTGGGTAGACCATCAAAACCATTATGCAAATTAA
- the LOC136466058 gene encoding uncharacterized protein — protein sequence MADLNEEVGGTNGHDVWTAPEIAFMLTHLANLVASGTKTCSGFKKVHLNTCAKAINEKFRTMKTGEQVKNHLKTQQRKFAKMTKLRKVSATGWGEDNFIITLDEEHYNDYVKDHKADAEFLNRRLPNYGEMRTIFGNSMATGKFAKDSNSALGTEEANTENEDLNANTVSELNANGESEATPSPSNQAATSSASKPKKARIGGDEEDGLIVVINRVGDRLAEAIEKACVAPPPQPTNDLPDDLFNMLINLPGFDATQLNLYYQYLVANKDMGRAFYNRPFDHKLMWVAMFVFERFPGQ from the exons ATGGCAGACCTGAACGAGGAAGTTGGGGGAACAAATGGACATGATGTATGGACAGCACCAGAGATCGCTTTTATGCTGACTCACCTAGCCAATCTGGTGGCTAGTGGCACAAAGACATGTTCTGGCTTTAAGAAAGTCCATTTGAACACTTGTGCTAAAGCTATCAATGAAAAGTTTAGGACCATGAAGACTGGAGAGCAAGTTAAAAATCATTTGAAGACACAACAAAGGAAGTTTGCAAAGATGACCAAGCTTAGGAAAGTGAGTGCTACTGGTTGGGGTGAGGACAActtcattatcactcttgatGAGGAGCACTACAATGACTATGTTAAG GATCACAAGGCTGATGCTGAATTCTTGAACAGGCGTCTTCCAAACTATGGTGAAATGCGGACAATCTTTGGAAATAGTATGGCAACAGGAAAGTTTGCCAAGGACTCAAATTCTGCATTAGGTACTGAAGAAGCTAACACTGAAAATGAAGACCTGAATGCAAATACTGTGAGTGAGTTGAATGCAAATGGTGAGAGTGAGGCCACTCCCTCTCCTTCTAATCAAGCGGCTACCTCATCAGCAAGCAAGCCAAAGAAAGCTAGGATTGGTGGGGATGAAGAGGATGGGTTGATTGTTGTAATCAATCGTGTTGGTGACAGACTTGCTGAAGCTATAGAGAAGGCCTGTGTTGCACCTCCACCACAGCCCACCAATGATTTACCAGATGATCTATTCAACATGTTGATTAACCTTCCAGGTTTCGATGCCACCCAGTTAAATCTATACTACCAGTATTTAGTGGCCAACAAAGACATGGGACGCGCATTCTACAACCGTCCTTTTGACCACAAGTTGATGTGGGTGGCTATGTTTGTCTTTGAGAGGTTCCCAGGACAATGA